The genomic interval TTGGTTCTCTCGAGTCTGCCAGCAAGATGAAGAAGGAGGCCGACTTATCTGATTCAGAAGATGAAGAGCAGCAGGACAATCGACAAAAAGTGAAAGGCCTTTCAAAGAAGAGGAAAAAGCATGGACGAAGGATGAAGATTGCTGAAGTGAAACGGTACTGCTCGAGGCCTGATGTTGTTGAAGTGTGGGATGCAACTGCAGCAGACCCCAAGTTGCTGGTTTTTCTGAAGGCATACCGAAATACTGTTCCTGTGCCAAGGCATTGGTGTCAGAAGAGAAAATTCTTGCAGGGTAAGCGGGGAATTGGAAAGCAGCCATTTCACCTACCAGATTTCATTGCTGCGACAGGAATTGAGAAAGTTAGACAAGCTTGCAATGAGAAAGAGGATAGTAAGAAGCTGAAACAAAAGCAAAGTGAACGCATGCAGCCAAGGATGAAGAAAATGGATATAGACTATCCGGCTCTCTATGAtgcatttttcaaataccaGACAAAGCCAAAGTTGACAACTCATGGTGATCTGTACTATGAAGGGAAGGAATTTGAGGTAAAGCAGCTAATGGAGATGAAGCCATGCACCTTATCATATGAGTTAAGAGAAGCTCTTGGTATCCCGGATGTGGCTTCTCCGCCGTACCTAAGAAATATGCAGAGATATGGTGCCCCACCTTCGTACCCCAATCTCAAGATCCCTGGTTTCAATGCTCCCATTCCACAGGAAGCAGACAAGCCTCATGTTGTTGACACGGAGCCAGTTGATAAGACAAGGCATTGGGGTGATTTGGAGGAAGCAGAAgatgaaattgaagaagaattgGAAGATGGCATTGAATCAGTTGAATCGGTGGATACACTACCAAAGTATTCTTACTGGCATTGAAACACCTGCTGTTGTTGACCTTCGTAAGCAGCAGAGGAAGGAACCTGAGAGGACTTTATACCAAgttcttgaagaaaaagaggagaGAATTGCTCCTCGGACTTTACTTGTAACAACACACACGTATGTGATCAACACTGGCACACAAAAAAGACAAGAGTCAAAAGGGTTGATCTGCTTAAAGGCCAGCAAACAGATAGAGTGGATGCCATTTTACAGCCGGAAGAGCTTGAAGTTATGGACAACGTGCTGCCCGCAAAATACGAGGAAGCAAAACAGGAGGAGAAGTTGCACAGTCAACGCCAGGACTTCAGTGGCATGGTTGCtgagaatgagaagaagagaaagcGTCAGATGCAGGAGAAGGAAGGAAAATCgaagaagaatttaaaattttaagattccAGACAACACTAACTTTATAACATGTAGAAAAGACTTCATTTAATCTCTTCTGGGGAAATAATCTGTCAATTAACTGCAAGTTTATAAATCCTGAAAACTGTAATCAACAAATCTAGCAACCATATCAAGCCAACCACCAAGCAAAATTACTTCCTACTATATAGGTAATAGACATGAAATTAAAGCATGAAAGCCTCAAGGCATGCTGTTCGTAAGTTGTAAACTGGATTGGTTTAGAGTTTGTAAGATTCAAGTGCTTAATCGAGTAATGTAATTACAAGCATTCCACTAGAGGAATGGGCATTCTCATCTCACTCTAGCTCTCTGCTTTGTCATCTGGATTTTATGAAAGCAATACTTTGACTGCAAGTCTGTGTTATGTAAacaatttgtttcatttccaaTTGTAATATATTCCCATTGTCTaacatttttcaaatgaagtTATGGCTTCTGAAAGAGCTATTTCTTATATGTTCTTTTGCAAGAATTGTTTAATAAGGTCATGTTCCAAAAACCATTTTATGCTttgcatatatatatctaaattgattaaattgaaaagcaGGGAAGATGAAAGTAAGTGCCACTGTGAttgtaaaatgattttgaagattATCCCCGAAAGTAGAAAATTTTGGTTGGAtgagttaaaaattattcaattcaaCCGTTggccataattttttttcgaaTTATAGCAATGTAAAATATTGCAAATGATTCATCAATCTGAGTTAAAAAGGGGCAGGCCGCAGTCTGCACAAATAGCTTCACAAATATTAGTGATCGCTTGACTGGAGATACAACCTGAGGGTGAGATCTGGGAAAAATTGCAAGAATAATTTGAAAGCCTATGCAAGTACCGACAGTAGGATTAATCACATAGTACTCTGCTACTATTTAGTCCATCAGTTGAAACTATTCTGTGCGTCAAACAATTCTACTGTCCAATTCACGTAAGATCTTCTGAAGTGACCATTCAAAGCCAGTTAATATAGTTAGAAGCGGTTATGACATGGCACTGATGAGGTGGCAAGGGGTGTCCAGTTAGTTATAAGTTCGTTAGCTTCTTAGTCAAGTTGCAGGCTGCTATAAATGAAGTTGAGGGGGGGCCgattatttgttaaatttgtGCCTTCGTTTGTGAGAGATTAGAGAGAGTATATTCAGTTCATCACATATAAATatggaaaacacaaaaactaGAGACAGTCATAAGAGGAAGCTTAGATGACTTAACGGCAAAAGAactattattaatcaaattgcAGGAAATTGttgaataattaaacattTCTAAACcttcattaattattgaattgtttacattttttaattttttcgtTGCATAGtcgattttatttttatatatcataGTTGATTTTTATGAGCTACATTAGggtttaaaatcattttaatatttaaattaaactttttgaaacttttgcaACTCTTGAGGATTCCACCTAGTAACTAATAATAGTCCACGCTGTAAAATATTGGATATTGCTCATCAACTcgcaaaacaaaatattaagtaaactaaaatgattatCTAAAAATTTGCTAAGAAAAGAATTGAGCAAttacatattagaaaaattaaactacagcagaattaaataaactatacCAGCTGTAATCACAACACAACCAACTTGATCTCTTTGACATCTAAAATTAACCATTTGTAAACATGTATAAATAGCCCCCTAATTAATGACATTACCAACTACcaagtaataataaattgatcaaGATTAATAAGACAGAGTTTAGACAGAGAATATGTAATGGCTTTACATGAAaagttcttcattttttgtgCATTTTTGTAGTACTCTTGGTTACCATGAGCAACTAGATTGCAATCCAAGTTCTTAGATTGAAATCTAtataaatcaaaaaataaaaaaagtttttatcgcagtattaaattaaagtatatATGAAAGCTAATTCCAaacataatgaaaaaaaaacttactggaaaaaaaaaaagagagaaagaaagataaatacCCATGAAAAGGTTTATTATTGTTGAAGCTGAAACTTTAGCTTGAAGGATGATCCTGGTGCAAAGAAAAAGCTTTTTCTACTTCTGCCCATGTTTCTCAGAAGTGtcgtttaataaattgatgtgCATGTCAGTCTTTATGCATTGCATATccaaattgatttgagttGAATATCAAGGGTAAGATGAAAGTGGAACTGTGATTGTAACATGATTTTGTTTCAACATGAAGATTGAAGATCATCCATGGCAGGAGGAGATTCTGGTTTGAAGACTCATGCTATTCACATACCTTTTGGTTGCATTTCcagaatttaaaagattttttaactTCTATCTTTGAAGGCAACCACAATTTATATtccgatttttttttcttttttagtgaTATTCAACTGGACAGCTAGTAATGGGTAACACAACATCCTAGGTATGAATCgttctaataaaatttgaataacctAGAACAAAGATTTAGTGTGCACTGTGCAATTGCTTGGTTCAAACTTAAACTAGACTCAAGTAATTTGTGGTTCAGCCACAGAGACGACCAATGTTGAACGTATTGATTGAATCATGCATGAGGCATAAAAGTTTCGATTCGTTGGCAAGACACAAGGCTGCTGCGCAGGAATGAGGGCATAATAGAATCACCTCAAAACTAAGATAAACACATCACAAAAAATTTACACCAACTGCAGAAGTTTATGTACATTAGCTAACTTCAGAAGTGTTGAGAAACAACTGACATGATCATCAAATTATGCCTGATCGAAAAATACAACCATGAAAACACAAACtatagatgatgatgataataataataaccattCGTAAAAGCCCAAATCATGAATTTCAATTCCAACAAATAATCAATCAAGAAAgcaacattttatttcacaGTAGATGAATTTCCCATCTTTGTAGCAATAAATGAacttacaaaaacaattgtgtgtgtaagttacaaaattttaggatGCACAGAAAACAGTCTATGCCATCCACCTCCTAATTTCTCACTTCCTCTTATTTCTCAAGGTCCAAGAATAATTGTACTCAGGGTAATCAAATCAGTGAAGGGTAACGCAGAGAAAGGggtagggaaaaaaaatgccaCAGGCCTTGTTTACAACAATTACTCCTAAACAGAAAATTGTACAAATTACAGCTGACGAGCACCAGTGAGGTGACTAATTTCTCCAGCAGTGCCAAAAATATTGAACATCCTTCCTCAAATTATCCacatattgaaaatttatccaGGAGACATATTCTCCATTTCTCGTGTATTCCAAGGACCAGGTAAAAGGGATTTGGTTTTTGGGTAAAGGCAAGCATCCAAATCATATCCAACAGACTTCATTCTGCAAAGAAGATGATAGGCATgaacttttttattatctttagaaaaaagaagagacCTAAGCAGATAGTTGCAAACCCGTGGCCTCAGGATGAAACCATTCTTCAGTGTGTAAAGGAAAACATCCATCGCCAGGTCTAGATACCCTCGTTTGCAGAGACCATGTATCAACTTAACACAGCTTGGGGGGGTGACGATGGCCTTGCACTCTACTAGaacagaaaaaatatttaaagctTCTTTTACTTGCCCATCCTGACACAGTCCAATGAGCCAAATGGTATAAGGCGCTaattgaaaatcattcagcTTAAAATCCATTTCCAATAAGCCTTGGATTGCATTTTCCACTTCTCCCTTCTGAAGGAATTCCTCAATTGATTTCATTGATTCATCATCCCGACCAGAAATGTCCCTCAGATACTGCAACCAAAGACTAAAAGCTAATGAGAACTTCCTCCTCCGACATGACCACGTCATAAGTGACTTGTAAACTGCTGGGCTAGGTGTACAACCATTCTGCGGCATTTGTCCAAAGATTCTAAAGGCGTCCTCTTCTCTGTCAACTCTCTGAAGACCATTAATCAGTGTTCCATAAGTTACAGAATCAGGGCGGAGCCCCTTGAGTTGTAGCTCCTTGAAAAGCTTGAGAGCACCATTAATGTTGCCAACCTTACAGAAACCATTAATCAAACTATTGTAAGTGATGATGTCTGGCAAATTTCCACTTTCAGCAAGTTGCATGAGAATCTTGTAGGCCTTATGAATCAACCCCGCGGTACAATATTGCTCCACCATAGTTTGTAAACTAGCCTTATCATGAACCCGATTACCACCCTGAGAAAGCCGAAGAAATAGCGTAGGATTTTTCCCTATCTCCATCttataaaacaaaaggttAGCTTTCTCAAGCTCACCAGCCTTACAAAGTCCATCAATAAGAGCATTGAACATACCAACAGAAGGAAAACACCCAGCCTTTTCcattttattgaaaagtttttgtGCATCATCAACCATTCCATTCCGGCACATACCACAAATAAGAATGGTGAAAGTGTGAGTATTTGGAAGGCTATCACGCTTCCAAATCTCGACTTGAAGGGAGCGTGCCTGATCCAAAAGACCCAGATCACAAAACCCTTTAATCAAAGCATTGTAACAATATGTATCTGGGACTATTCCTCTCTCCCTCATGTCACTCAACAACTTCATAGCATCCTTAACCTTACCAGCCTCTGATAACCCACGTATCATTACACCATATAAAACAACATCAGGCTCGATCTTCTCCTCAAACATTTTCCTATACCACGCATAAGCTTCATCATATCTCTTAGCTCTAAACAGCCCATCAATCAAACAACTATAACTCCCTAATCGAGGAACAAAACCATCCTTCTCAAAAGACCTCAAAAGCGCCAAAGCTTCATCAACTCTTCGTAACTTACAAAACCCATTAAGCAATGCATTATAAGCCACAAAATCAGGACTACAACCACTATCTTTCATCTTTAAAAACAATCTATATGCCTCATCAGCTCTGTTGATTTGGCATAAACCTGAAATAACAATTGTATAAGTAAACTTATTAGGCAAAATGCCTCTCTGCGTCATCTCATCGAGCATCTTAATGGCAACCTCAGTCTTGCCACTCTTCGATAACCCATtaatcaaaagagaaaatgtCACTATATTAGGTAAGCAATTCAACTTTACCATCTCATAATAAACAGCCAAAgctaacaaaaacaattgtttACGAAACGCAATATTCAAAACCGCATTGTAAATATAGACATCAGGCTGACAATCAAATTCCTTCATCTTACCAAAACTCTCCAAAGCTTTCTCACAGTCACCCACTTTGTAATATCCCGAAATGAGAACAAAAAATACATCTGACACAACAGAAACATTACCAGACCTCAACTCATCGAGGGTTTGCCAATACAAATCAAACCCATTTGGTTTCAGAAGCATGCTGATGACTGCACTGTTAGAGGCAAAGCTACGCAGACGCTTGCGCTTCGCTGCCCAGATGAAAAAACGGAAACCCACCTGagggttttttgttttcatgatAACAGAGGTGACGGTGGTCTTGGAGAGGAAGGGAAGCAGCGGTTCCAAGGCCGGTTCGATGGGGGTTACAGTGTCCAGGATGGTGAGCACTTCATTGAGAGTACTTGATTCTGCTGAAGAGGGCGAGTGGAGATAGTGGAATGGTGGTGATAGTTTTGGGAAGAATTGATGAGCGGAGGAGATTGGGCGCAGAAGAAGTGAAGGGAGTTTCATGGCAGATTTGCAAAGAAGGGTGATAATATTCTCattgtttactttttgttttacttttttccAGGGATTAggttttcagattttttttttttttttgggataaggGTTTTAAATGGGTTTTAGATCTTGCATGCAGAacgagaagaagaagacgaaACGACTCTCAGGTTTTGCTGTTTGGTTGACGAGAAAATTTGAGTTGAGCCATTAACATTAAGAGAAAATTTGTTGActgattttgctttttttttttaattgttttataaatttgcttttactaattttattatgaggaaatatatgtttagttatgatattttaatttaaatatttattttattcttatatttttttataaaaaattaacatttttatattcttgtctttatttttttgaaaataattttttatttttaattttaattaatttatctctaaaaatattatttaacaaattaactcataattatttattaataaataatttttggaaattttgatattttctgTATCTATACAAtaatcttattaataattacttataaataattaatatcagttaatttaaaaagttaaaaatctttataataattttttatatttgttttataaaaaattaatttaacaaattcatgtaaaaaataaaatattatataaaatttaaataaatttttatgttatttttaagattaatttaataaattattatttttctgcttttgtttaatattcaGACCACTTCTAAAGCccgaaattaaagaaaacagtttgttattctttttccatttttaaaaggaaaaaagaataaacagaaattgtcttttatttttttaaagtaaatgccataatttttattttttaaaagtaaattctCTAGGTTTATCCTTTTATCTCAAGTTCGTGACTCGCCCCCGGCCATGTCCAGTTTTATGAGGAGGAATGTAAGGGCAATATTGTCATTTCGTTCCTTTTGCAAAGCAGAGATTCTTCCAGCACTCTGATTTTCAAAAGCTTTTAATGAGTTTGggataaaattcaaaatatttaagttgTATTTAGCTTGGCTctaatttatgataattgaaaatcaaattgcaATGCATATGGTTACAAACTAAAATTCCATGTTCAATTCGGTTTAGTTTTAATAAAACCATTCTGGTTCAATTAATGAAACTGATggctttgttttttatttagttcgatttgatttgtaatttctataatattaaaaattttaaaaatcactttttttaatatatgaatcaTAGATAGATCTGAGTATGATAGGACGgactttgaaaattttatatttaaatttagattcagGTTTAACAACAGtaacaaatcaaaaaaaataaaataaacgattaactattaacaaaaaaattcaaatgagaTCAAAGTAAAACGACTTTGTGAATAAAATCAACCAAACTAAAAGTCGATTTAGTTCAACTTGGtttacaaaattcaattttaatttgattttaagtcTACCAAACCGAACCCAAAATTGTCCACCCCATGCGCCTCAAGGAGCCTacttttttatatgtataatcTGTATGCCTTATCTATTGTAGTTCTTGAAACTAAATTTTGCAAAAGCTCAATCCAAAAATAAACCTTAGTTTCATTACTTATAAGTTAAAAGTAGTCTAAAATAAACCACAAAAAATAGACATTtgttataatattcaaaattctaaatagTATAAAATCGGGAAAATATTATTAGACAAATTCGTTTTCTTCCAAATAGTATAAAATTGGACTAAAAGTCGCGGCATTATAGCAAAAgcttattaataataaagggggaaaaaaacaaagtgagagaatttttcattgaaacacaactatatatatagtatCTGTCTAATGTGGTTGCtggcattttttaaaatgctaATTTAGGATTTCACACAAAAATGTGAAATGTCAAATGCTTTTGCACTAttgtaaaatgatttttcaatagGTTGCAATGGTGTAAAAGCATTTGACATCGttataaaatctcaaattcatattttaaaaaatatgagtgTTCTCATCTGAGAATtaacacacacatacatatataaagagTCATTCTCTCATGCAAAcgtcttcatttttttttttcatgtgaacATACTATTAagcaatataatttaatagagtCATTATctcattttactattaaatcaATGTGGTTTAATAGAGTAAATATTTAGTTAACAAAAAAGCTCAAGCCCAGCCAAATCAAACTGAATTTGTAAACTAAATCAAAATTCTATTTGATTCACTTTaggttataaaattttgttcaagTTTAGTTTCAATTCTCCTAAACCAATTCTAAAATGTCCGTCCCATGGGAtcttactcttttttttatttggaccAAGATCTGAAGTTTAGTTGAACTTGTGCTGAACACCAAATCAACTGTTAGCAATAAATTAGATCCCACATGAAACAATTGATGCCCGTCGATCTGATTCTTAGCAAAAATTCAGGCGATGAGCAGATccatttccttttcatttctAATTTCTATGTCGTATCTGTTGTAGTTCTTGAAATAAACTTTCTAAAAGCTCAATCCGAAAATAAACCTGTTTCATTATTGAGCAGATATAAGCGGACTACTAAATTCTAAATAGagcaaaattatgaaaatgttgtCAGAcagaaattctttttcttcttaagaGAGGCAGTCTTATAACATGGGCTCACCAACAGCACGCCGCAATGAATTGGCGTACTGTGATAAGATAATTTCAGtgccaaataaaagaagtATTGGATGTATTTACAACAGCCTCCATGGGCTTACCCACACCacattgaattttattactaagtTGACCAACAATCTTAGCCCACAAATCCGTGCCCTTCCAAAGCCAACCCATtgaaaaattagtatttacttttctaaattctctaattcaatgttttcttatttattgacATGGGAAAACCTAGCAAGCCTCAGGGTTAGTTTAAATGTACACATAAAccttttaagtttaaaaatggtaacgcatattttttttttctaaaaacaaTTATACTCATATGGAATGAAGTGGGgtgtacatatatatgtgtatgtgtatctatctatatatttatCTCTGTGTgtgactattttttaaaataaaatgtggaAACATGTACATTTTCAAGCAAATTTCGGGAGTTTTGGTggtggtttttttttcctattaacATGTGTTTTTAAGGACATAAGTTACTTGTAAagcattaattaaatacttctAGAAGCTTAGTAAGATTATTTTCAAGCAAATTTATGGCCAATTTGATAATGGtgtatcttttaaaataattaatagtggCTGGTTTCTAGAAATACTCGATTATGAAGAGAATTGTTTAAAGGTctagttaaatttatttctgaAAGTActgtaagttttaaaaatagttatatgtgtttgataaatcttacagttaaattattataaacatataaatgactgaatttaacataatattgaataaattttatttatacatcTATAAActtgtattaaattttttttattgtacgCACATggcacacacacatatacatacacatatacatatatgtatatgtatatatgaatatatatata from Citrus sinensis cultivar Valencia sweet orange chromosome 9, DVS_A1.0, whole genome shotgun sequence carries:
- the LOC102624749 gene encoding pentatricopeptide repeat-containing protein At1g79540: MKLPSLLLRPISSAHQFFPKLSPPFHYLHSPSSAESSTLNEVLTILDTVTPIEPALEPLLPFLSKTTVTSVIMKTKNPQVGFRFFIWAAKRKRLRSFASNSAVISMLLKPNGFDLYWQTLDELRSGNVSVVSDVFFVLISGYYKVGDCEKALESFGKMKEFDCQPDVYIYNAVLNIAFRKQLFLLALAVYYEMVKLNCLPNIVTFSLLINGLSKSGKTEVAIKMLDEMTQRGILPNKFTYTIVISGLCQINRADEAYRLFLKMKDSGCSPDFVAYNALLNGFCKLRRVDEALALLRSFEKDGFVPRLGSYSCLIDGLFRAKRYDEAYAWYRKMFEEKIEPDVVLYGVMIRGLSEAGKVKDAMKLLSDMRERGIVPDTYCYNALIKGFCDLGLLDQARSLQVEIWKRDSLPNTHTFTILICGMCRNGMVDDAQKLFNKMEKAGCFPSVGMFNALIDGLCKAGELEKANLLFYKMEIGKNPTLFLRLSQGGNRVHDKASLQTMVEQYCTAGLIHKAYKILMQLAESGNLPDIITYNSLINGFCKVGNINGALKLFKELQLKGLRPDSVTYGTLINGLQRVDREEDAFRIFGQMPQNGCTPSPAVYKSLMTWSCRRRKFSLAFSLWLQYLRDISGRDDESMKSIEEFLQKGEVENAIQGLLEMDFKLNDFQLAPYTIWLIGLCQDGQVKEALNIFSVLVECKAIVTPPSCVKLIHGLCKRGYLDLAMDVFLYTLKNGFILRPRVCNYLLRSLLFSKDNKKVHAYHLLCRMKSVGYDLDACLYPKTKSLLPGPWNTREMENMSPG